The sequence ACCCActgagctgtgcctgcagccatGGGACCTGTGCCGAGGTGGAATGGCACAGGAGGTTCCTGCCACAGCTGGCACGGGGAAaaagcccagctcagcactggcagagcagccACATCCTGGTCTGGGGCCAGGAGATTGTCCCGGCCTGCACAGTCCGAGGGCTTTAAAAGGAGAGAACGAGGAAGGCAAGGAATGGAGAAGACAAAGGATGACGTGAGAGCCAAACATGCTGGAGGCCAAGCACTCAGCAGCCGCTGATGCCCAACACACCCCACCCACTGAGGGGCTCCTGAGAGCACCTTCAGCTCCTCCACTGCCCTGGAGCCATTTCCCTGCTAAGCAGAGACCCtggtgctgggcagagcaggaggggctgcaggcacCCCCTGGGCAGGGTCCCAGCTGGGGGGTGCTCTGGTTCTGCAGGACCCCCCAGCACTGTGTGGGGCCTGAGGGGTGCTGaggtcagttttggggtgtgCCCATCTCCCAGATTGCCCACACGCAGAGGATGCCTTAccaggaagagcagagaggagctgaatCTTCCTGCTGGGCTCCAGCCATCAGCCTCTGTGGTTTCTGCTGGGTGCCAGCCAGGACAGCACCCCAGGGACCCTCcgtgctgtgtccccatggaatGCAGCAGGCACCCAGCTGCATGTGCCCCTTCCCCATCCCGGCAgggagcaccagcagctctgctgcagctgctctgcttaTTATCATATTTAATTGCCCTCCTGGTAACCCCAGGAAATGAGCAGGAGACGGTGAGAGCTGCAGTTTGGGATGATGTAAACACCAACTCCAGCTCTCCCTGCGCCGCGCCAAGCCGGTCCCGGAGAGAGCAGTGATTTatggagcccccagccctgcccccctGCCTGGGCTGCGAGTTTAATCCAGGGCCGCAAATTCAACATAAATCACTTGATTAAAAGCTCTACTTAATTTaaagggggtgggggtgggCAGAGTGCAGCTGATCGATTTAATTTACACCGGGAAACAGCAACAGGCAGATGCATTTAAAAAGGCCGGTgatgctgcagctgcctcagcttaaCCATTTAAGGGCTCCGGAGGGGCTGGCAGCCCCTCTCACCCCCTCCCTCCACGCACCGTCAGCCACCTCCCGCACTGCTGCCCAGGCCTCGTGGGGTGCAGGGCGCCAGAACGTTTTTATGGGGAGCGCTGGAGCCGTGAGAAACAGAATTCCCACAAAAGCAGCTGCCGTCACGGCTGCTCCCTGAGCGGCATCTTCCCAAAGTGCCTCCTGGCCGAGCTGGAGCACCCAGAGCCCCgccagccccctccccatcGCCCCCCCCAGGGACGCGCCGTGGGCGGCCGAGTCGCGGTTAAAGTCTTTAATAATTACAAGAACTCCAGATTCATTACAGAAGAGTTTACAACAAATAATATTTCTTCATAGAAAGGCAAAATAAACTTTTCAAGTAACAGCGGCCCGGCTGCAGTGTCTCGGCACCGGCGGCAGGGAGGTTCCAGGTGGCCCCGGCCAGGGTGTGccccgtccgtccgtccgtccgtccgcgCCGGTGCAGCGGAGCCGGggcaccgggacacggggagcgcgggcgggcagggctgggctggggccgctcCCCCGGTAAGGCACTGGAGCGCTGCcggggcgcgggggctgcgcgGGGCTGGCCCCGAGCCGGCGGGAGCCCCCCGCTCCTCCCGGGCAgggggcagcccctgcctccCCAGGGGCCGGGGCAAGGCCAGGCACGTAATGACAACGGATTCCCAAAAGGCATCGacacattattattattgtttaaTACAACCCCATATAaaactgaagcagcagcagcaattcttATCGAGGGACCTAAACTGAAATAGGTTTagaacataatttaaaaaaataaaaccagcaaaaatagcaaaatatatgacttttttttttttttatagcaaCTGATATCTACCAGCCACTAGTACCTTCCTACCAAACTGGTATATCTCTGGTAACAACCCTTTTTAAAAAGACatgtaaatatatattcatatttatacatatttttcGTTATGTACATGGGACTCTGGGTTTAGCACGGGTGGGTTTGGTGCCTCGGAGCAGTGCAGGGCTCCTGccctggatgtgctgggcaTGGCTCAGCAAAGCCCACAGGTGCTAGTCCTGTGGCCCGGGGGCATCCTGGGCAGAGACAGCTCTGGGCACACTGAGGGTCCCAGCACGCCAAGGCTCCTGGCACACCAGGAAGGCTCCAGGCACACCGGTGAGGCTCCAGGCACACCGGTGAGGCTCCCGGCACACCAGTGAGGCTCCCGGCACACCGGTGAGGCTCCAGGCACACCGGTGAGGCTCCTGGCACACCGGTGAGGCTCCCGGCACAGCGGTGAGGCTCCAGGCACACCGGTGAGGCTCCCGGCACACCAGGGAGGCTCCCGGCACACCAGGGAGGCTCCCGGCACACCAGGGAGGCTCCCGGCACACCGGTGAGGCTCCCGGCACACCGGTGAGGCTCCCAGCACGCCAAGGCTCCCAGAGTGCCAAGGCTCCCCCTTgtgcagcccaggagctgctcctggctcaCCAGGTTCTCCAAGTGGCAGACCAGCCCGGCTCTCTGTGCCCAACCAGGATGTGCCAAACCGGGATGCCTGGCTGTCTCTTTGGCCATGCATTGCCCACAGGAGAGGATTTCAGCTCAGCCAAGTGGGAATACTCCAGCACAGAATTCATGGAAAAGaggtttaaaaacaaaaggaggAAGCGCCATGAGAACCCCAGAGCCAAACCCTTTGGGCAGTGGAGAGCTGACACGAGCGGCAGGAGAAGCTGGCAGGAGGTGGGTGGTTTTGGTTAGGTGAGATGCTACGGATGTCTCTGAACCCTTTCTGCAACAGCTCAGCACAACCAGGCTGTGCAGGCAGCGTCCACGGGCACGGCACAGCGTGGCACGGCACGGCACCTTGGCAGTGCCACCCTCAGTGTCGCTTCAGTCCACCATTGCTGTGCTGAGGGGGGAACTTGGGAAGGCATGGCTCGTCTGGGAGCGGGTCGTGGGAGAACACAGAGTCCTCTCCTGAGGAGCAGGTGGAGCTGCGCGTGTCCGGGAAGCCGGGCGAATACTGATCCAGCGGCATGGACAGGTCCAGGTACTCCtgtgtggatattctcagttcagtcagagagaaagagaaagatttctgccaggATAAGCCTGGAAAAAAGTCCAAGAGGAATGTAGACAATTTATTATCTTACTTtctgttcacattgtttatagatatgttctgccACACTAACCTAAGTCCAGTGCACCAATcaggtgaaatgtttttactttaagaccaatggaATTAATGTTCACGATGTTCTCTATATAAAGAGAGAAGTGCTTTTGCATAAATGCTCATTTTGCCTTCTGAAATCGTGCGAGTCATTTCGCCCGTCCCTGGCTCAACAGCGTCGCTCCTGAGAGGGACAGACCCCAGGGCCGGGCTCAGGAGGGGACTGGGCAGCCCCCAGGGAGTGCCTCACCCAGctgccacctgtgccacctcTCCTACCTGGTTGGAGGTCATGGCCACGATCCTGTCCAGGTCTTCCACCAGCTGCTTGAAGGTGGGTCTCTGGGAAGGGACGGCGTGCCAGCAATCCCTCATCATCATGTACCTGTGAGGGcggggcaggcagggctcagcACGGGGCAGGCAGTTGGGGACCCCCACCCACAGGAGCAGAGAAGCACCAGGAACGtgtgcccagtgtccctgtgccaggctggacacACAGCCAGTGGAAGCACTGGGAACGTGTGCCCAGtgttcctgtgccaggctggacacACAGCCAGTGGAAGCACTGGGAACGtgtgcccagtgtccctgtgccaggctggacacACAGCCAGTGAAGGTGCTGCTCCAGGAGTTGGGGGCAATCCCCCAATCCCCCGTGTGCAAGGAGGGGAAACCCTTCTGCCTGCCCTCACGATCGAGGGAGGAGCATGCACGCAGTCCCggctgctccctgtgctggggtcaTCCTGGGATTCCCTCCTGTCCAGGGAGATGCTGATTATTGCAAATCTGGTTAGCTGATGGTTTTTCAGGGCTGGGAACTGCTGGGACTGTAACTCCAAACATCTGCCTGCCACCCTCCATGCCCCAGCCCACGTTCTGCACCCAGCAATAGCATTCAGAGATTTCAAACCCctccttccccatcccagcaCTGCACTCACAGCTCGTTGGTGCAGTTGCTGGGCTTGTCCATCCTGTGACCCTCCTTCAGCAGCTTGAAGAGCTCCTCAACGGGCACACCGGGGTAGGGTGAGCCACCCAGCGTGAAAatttcccacagcagcacccCGAAGGACCACCTGCGAACACAGGGCAGATGCTGGGGCACCGGCTCTGGGGCACTGACACCCCACTGGGCTCCAGTTTGTGTACGGTGAGAGACTGGATTGCTGAGAGGAACAACCATCCACAGCTTCGATTCACTTTGCAGGGTAAATGAGTCCCAGCACCAAACACAATTTGGATTCAAAATGTTTGGTTGACTGACACCAATTGTAACTTCATTAAATCAAGGTAAATCCCATTCGTGCATCTCCCCAGCAGGCCCTACTCACACGTCACTCTGGTGGGTGTAGATTCGGTCAAAGAGAGCCTCGGGGGCCATCCACTTCACTGGCAGGCGACCCTGGAACACAAAACCCACAATGGCTTCGTGAGGGAGCCTGGGGCAGGGGCGAGCCCTGCGTGCGTGTGGCATTCCCAACACAGACTGGAGCCTCCCCACCCTGCAGAATCCCACCCCACACACCACTCACATTTGTTGTCTTCTTGTAGTAATCGATGTGGTGGATGTCACGGGCCAGCCCAAAGTCAGCGATCTTCATCACGTTGTCCTCGGTCACCAGCACGTTCCTGGCCGCCAGGTCCCTGTGGATGCACTGACCGAGCACGGCGCCGTCAGCGCTGGACGCTTCCCCAGGGTGGGACAGCTGCTGGGCTCCCCGTCCCACCACAGCCTCCTGGAGCTCCTCACCTTCTTGGAGGCCAAGTACTCCATGCCCCGTGCCACCTGGTAGGCACAGGAGACCAGATCCTTGAAGGAGAGCTGCTCCTCGGGGACGCGGCTGGGGTTGTAGCAGTACTCCATGCCTGGGGGCCGCCGCGCCTGCAGGTACTCCCGGAGGTTGCCCTTGCTGGCATATTCCACGATCACATAGAGGGGTCCTAAGGGGATGGTGGCATGAGAGGCTGGAACCTGGAGCAGGGTGCCAGGccagcccctcccagcacacagcagctggaggggTGGCAGAGGGAACACCTCCTCCCCACTCATGCACCCTCACCATCCTGCGTGCAGGCTCCCAGCAGGTTGATGATGTTCTTGTGCTTGCCaatcatcttcatcatctccATCTCAGAGATGAGGTCAGACAAGTCCTTCTCTGTGGCATCGGCTAAAGTGGAGGAGGCAGCACTTAGGGGGTGCCAGGCTGGGTTGCACAGCGCAGaccccagccagggctgtggcatCATGCAGGGACCACCCTTCTTGCCGCCACTTACACTTGAGCATCTTCACCGCCACCTTGGTCACACGGTTGGGCTTGTCCTTGTCAAGGCCGATGGCTTCTGCCAGCACCACCTGGCCGAAGCACCCTTCTCCCAGGGGCTTGCCCAGGATCAGCCTGGAGGGAGAAGACCCCAATGCAGGGGAGCGGGTTGGTCCCAGCATCAGCAGCACCCTCCTGACCCAGCTGCCAGGGTGGGCTCACCTGtcccggggcagctcccagcGCGGGTCCTCGGGGAGCTCGTACTCGGAGACGCCGGCCAGCATGGGGGTGCCGCTGGAGGAGAGGCGCGAGGGCCGCACCAGCATCACGCCCgagttcatggaggagctggagtCGGCCGACACCTGCAGTGGGGCCGTGGGTTACCTTCATGCAGTGCCCGGGCCACGGCTGGCTGCCCCCGGGGGGGAGACGGTGATGGGAGCCTTTGCACCcacccctgcctgcagccccctgcccacagccctgcctgcagcccctcctcacagcccctgcctgcagcccctgttcacagcccctgcctgcagcccctgctcacagcccctgctgcagcccctgctcacagtcccctgctcacagccctgcctgcagcccctgcctgcagcccctcctcacagcccctgctcacagcccctgcctgcatcccctgcccacagccctgcctgcagcccctgctcacagcccctgcctgcaacccctgcctgcagccccctgctcacagcccctgctgcagcccctcctcacagcccctgctgcagcccctgctcacagccccctgctcacagcccctgcctgcagcccctcctcacagcccctgctcacagccctgcctgcatcccctgctaacagcccctgcctgcagcccctgctgcagcccctcctcacagcccctgctcacagcccctgcctgcatcccctgcccacagcccctgctgcagcccctgcctgcaacccctgcctgcatcccctgcccacagcccctgcctgcatcccctgcccacagcccctgctgcagcccctgctcacagcccctgcctgcagcccctgttcacagccctgcctgcagcccctgttcacagcccctgctgcagcccctgctcacagcccctgcctgcaacccctgcctgcagccccctgctcacagcccctgcctgcagcccgtccccagccctgcctgcagcccctgctcacagcccctgcctgcaacccctgcctgcagccccctgctcacagcccctgctcacagcccctgcctgcagccccctgctcacagcccctgctcacagcccctgcctgcagcccctgtccccagccctgcctgcagcccgtccccagccctgcctgcagcccctgttcacagcccctgcctgcagtccctgtccccaaccctgctcacagcccctgctgcagcccctcctcacagcccctgctgcagccccctgctcaCAGTCCCCTGCCCACCCGGCAGTGCTGCTCCTCTCTGGAACTGTTAATTAGTCTCCATCATGCAGTAGCTCAAAATGCACAGCCTGGGAGCTCTCCCATCTCTTCAGTTTGTCCCACACTCTGTTCACACCTTAAAACTGTTGTAAATCCTCCTGGCTCTCCTCGTGAGCCCCGCCAAGGGGGGACGAGGGGGTGCAGCACAGCCCCCCCACTCTGCTGACCGTGCTGCCATTGGAGGCACGGCCAGGACAGTGCCCACCCCTTGTGCCACCGCTGGGGACCGGCTGCAGGGGGTGGCACGTGCAGCAGGGTGGGTCATCCCATTCCTCCCCCGCGACGTGCCCTGGGAAagctgggctccaggagaggcagTAGGTGCAAACAAACCCCCTCTCTACTTTCTGTTACCTGTCTGCGCAGGGGGATGCTCTTGGCCAGCTTGTGCACGGCCAGCTGGCTGTTGAAGTCCGTCTTCTTGGTGGTGCTCTTCAGCTTGTAGATGATGATGGTCACCACCATGCAGGAGATGAGGAAGGCTCCTATGCAGTAGATGATGATCTCCAGGTAGATGGGAGACGTCATCATGGCTGGGGTGTCCTCAATAGCTGGGTCGGCGTGAACAGGGTGTTTGTTAGCACCTGCCAGGCCCCAGGGAGTGGCACTGGGGAGCCCCTGGCTCATCCCCAGGCTCAGTGGGGACATCAGTGCAGCAGGGACTGGGGGCTGCCCACCCACCCTTGCAGGGAAGGCATTGTCCCCAGCTCATCATCCCCACAGCCAAGCAATGCCTTTGCCACCTCTGCAGGTGgcccagggtgggatggggtcaGCTGGGACAGGCATGAAGTGGGAGGACAGGGCCTAAgccatcccacagggatgtggcACCACGGGCACCTCTGGGGACAGCTTtctgtcccagctgctgtgctctgcccacACATGGGAGCTGCAGGTCCTCAGGATGTGGGGTCACCCCCTGCATGATGGAATGGGGTGTCTGGCCgtgcctggggctgtgggagcccagGCCTTacttattaataatattaattacaGTAATTACCGGGGAGAGCttggagcagagcagccagTGGCACTCCAGTGGCAAGGACCTGCCTGGGCTGGTGGGAGAAGGGACCCACAGACCCTGCCTTGGTGGCTGAGGAGTGCTGGAGCCTTGAACacctcagagcctgcagccACATGCCATGGTCCATGGTGAATCT is a genomic window of Lonchura striata isolate bLonStr1 chromosome 32, bLonStr1.mat, whole genome shotgun sequence containing:
- the FGFR1 gene encoding fibroblast growth factor receptor 1 isoform X3 produces the protein MWTWRCLILWAVLVAAALSAARPAPTLPEQALPKAKIKVESHSAHPGGLLHLRCRLRDDVQSINWVHNGVQLAENNRTRITGDEVEVRGVVPKDSGLYACMTNSPSGSETTYFSVNVSDALPSAEDDDDEDDSSSEEKEADNTKPNQAIAPYWTYPEKMEKKLHAVPAAKTVKFKCPSSGTPNPTLRWLKNGKEFKPDHRIGGYKVRQATWSIIMDSVVPSDKGNYTCIVENKYGSINHTYQLDVVERSPHRPILQAGLPANKTVALGSNVEFVCKVYSDPQPHIQWLKHIEVNGSKIGPDNLPYVQILKTAGVNTTDKEMEVLHLRNVSFEDAGEYTCLAGNSIGISHHSAWLTVLEAIEDTPAMMTSPIYLEIIIYCIGAFLISCMVVTIIIYKLKSTTKKTDFNSQLAVHKLAKSIPLRRQVTVSADSSSSMNSGVMLVRPSRLSSSGTPMLAGVSEYELPEDPRWELPRDRLILGKPLGEGCFGQVVLAEAIGLDKDKPNRVTKVAVKMLKSDATEKDLSDLISEMEMMKMIGKHKNIINLLGACTQDGPLYVIVEYASKGNLREYLQARRPPGMEYCYNPSRVPEEQLSFKDLVSCAYQVARGMEYLASKKCIHRDLAARNVLVTEDNVMKIADFGLARDIHHIDYYKKTTNGRLPVKWMAPEALFDRIYTHQSDVWSFGVLLWEIFTLGGSPYPGVPVEELFKLLKEGHRMDKPSNCTNELYMMMRDCWHAVPSQRPTFKQLVEDLDRIVAMTSNQEYLDLSMPLDQYSPGFPDTRSSTCSSGEDSVFSHDPLPDEPCLPKFPPQHSNGGLKRH
- the FGFR1 gene encoding fibroblast growth factor receptor 1 isoform X1; this translates as MWTWRCLILWAVLVAAALSAARPAPTLPEQALPKAKIKVESHSAHPGGLLHLRCRLRDDVQSINWVHNGVQLAENNRTRITGDEVEVRGVVPKDSGLYACMTNSPSGSETTYFSVNVSDALPSAEDDDDEDDSSSEEKEADNTKPNQAIAPYWTYPEKMEKKLHAVPAAKTVKFKCPSSGTPNPTLRWLKNGKEFKPDHRIGGYKVRQATWSIIMDSVVPSDKGNYTCIVENKYGSINHTYQLDVVERSPHRPILQAGLPANKTVALGSNVEFVCKVYSDPQPHIQWLKHIEVNGSKIGPDNLPYVQILKTAGVNTTDKEMEVLHLRNVSFEDAGEYTCLAGNSIGISHHSAWLTVLEAIEDTPAMMTSPIYLEIIIYCIGAFLISCMVVTIIIYKLKSTTKKTDFNSQLAVHKLAKSIPLRRQVSADSSSSMNSGVMLVRPSRLSSSGTPMLAGVSEYELPEDPRWELPRDRLILGKPLGEGCFGQVVLAEAIGLDKDKPNRVTKVAVKMLKSDATEKDLSDLISEMEMMKMIGKHKNIINLLGACTQDGPLYVIVEYASKGNLREYLQARRPPGMEYCYNPSRVPEEQLSFKDLVSCAYQVARGMEYLASKKCIHRDLAARNVLVTEDNVMKIADFGLARDIHHIDYYKKTTNGRLPVKWMAPEALFDRIYTHQSDVWSFGVLLWEIFTLGGSPYPGVPVEELFKLLKEGHRMDKPSNCTNELYMMMRDCWHAVPSQRPTFKQLVEDLDRIVAMTSNQEYLDLSMPLDQYSPGFPDTRSSTCSSGEDSVFSHDPLPDEPCLPKFPPQHSNGGLKRH
- the FGFR1 gene encoding fibroblast growth factor receptor 1 isoform X2, with the translated sequence MWTWRCLILWAVLVAAALSAARPAPTLPEQALPKAKIKVESHSAHPGGLLHLRCRLRDDVQSINWVHNGVQLAENNRTRITGDEVEVRGVVPKDSGLYACMTNSPSGSETTYFSVNVSDALPSAEDDDDEDDSSSEEKEADNTKPNQAIAPYWTYPEKMEKKLHAVPAAKTVKFKCPSSGTPNPTLRWLKNGKEFKPDHRIGGYKVRQATWSIIMDSVVPSDKGNYTCIVENKYGSINHTYQLDVVERSPHRPILQAGLPANKTVALGSNVEFVCKVYSDPQPHIQWLKHIEVNGSKIGPDNLPYVQILKTAGVNTTDKEMEVLHLRNVSFEDAGEYTCLAGNSIGISHHSAWLTVLEAIEDTPAMMTSPIYLEIIIYCIGAFLISCMVVTIIIYKLKSTTKKTDFNSQLAVHKLAKSIPLRRQVTVSADSSSSMNSGVMLVRPSRLSSSGTPMLAGVSEYELPEDPRWELPRDRLILGKPLGEGCFGQVVLAEAIGLDKDKPNRVTKVAVKMLKSDATEKDLSDLISEMEMMKMIGKHKNIINLLGACTQDGPLYVIVEYASKGNLREYLQARRPPGMEYCYNPSRVPEEQLSFKDLVSCAYQVARGMEYLASKKCIHRDLAARNVLVTEDNVMKIADFGLARDIHHIDYYKKTTNGRLPVKWMAPEALFDRIYTHQSDVWSFGVLLWEIFTLGGSPYPGVPVEELFKLLKEGHRMDKPSNCTNELYMMMRDCWHAVPSQRPTFKQLVEDLDRIVAMTSNQAYPGRNLSLSL